In a genomic window of Enterobacter asburiae:
- the nhaA gene encoding Na+/H+ antiporter NhaA, with the protein MKLLHRFFSSEASGGVILIIAAAAAMGLANLGMTRDLYHAFLETPVELKVGALEINKNMLLWINDALMAVFFLLVGLEVKRELVLGSLASRQRAAFPVIAAIGGMVVPALLFLAFTWQDPVARDGWAIPAATDIAFALGVLALLGSRVPVALKIFLMALAIIDDLGAIVIIALFYTSDLSILSLSVAAGAIAVLALLNIFNVRRIGIYILVGMVLWTAVLKSGVHATLAGVIVGFFVPLKPQDGKSPAKQLEHVLHPWVAFMILPLFAFANAGVSLQGVTLDGLTSVLPLGIIAGLFIGKPLGISLFCWLALKMKLASLPNGTSFGQIMAVGVLCGIGFTMSIFISTLAFGANAPELIVWAKLGILIGSLLAAVIGYTLLKVKLSGQAVQA; encoded by the coding sequence ATGAAATTACTACACCGTTTCTTTAGCAGTGAGGCGTCCGGTGGTGTGATCCTGATTATTGCCGCGGCGGCCGCGATGGGGCTGGCTAACCTGGGCATGACCCGCGATCTCTATCACGCATTTCTGGAAACTCCCGTCGAGCTGAAGGTCGGGGCGCTGGAAATTAACAAGAACATGCTGCTGTGGATCAACGATGCGCTGATGGCGGTGTTCTTCCTGTTGGTAGGACTGGAAGTTAAGCGCGAGCTGGTGCTCGGCTCGCTCGCCAGCCGCCAGCGCGCGGCGTTTCCGGTGATCGCTGCCATTGGCGGGATGGTCGTTCCGGCGCTGCTCTTTCTCGCATTTACCTGGCAGGATCCTGTCGCGCGTGACGGCTGGGCTATCCCGGCCGCAACGGATATCGCCTTTGCGCTCGGTGTCTTAGCCCTGCTCGGTAGCCGCGTTCCGGTTGCGCTGAAAATCTTCCTGATGGCGCTGGCGATTATTGATGACCTGGGCGCCATTGTGATTATCGCGCTGTTCTACACCAGCGATCTGTCGATCCTGTCCCTGAGCGTGGCCGCCGGGGCGATTGCAGTGCTGGCGCTGCTGAACATCTTCAATGTTCGCCGCATCGGTATCTATATTCTGGTGGGGATGGTGCTGTGGACGGCGGTGCTGAAATCCGGCGTGCACGCCACGCTGGCAGGCGTGATTGTCGGCTTCTTCGTGCCGCTTAAGCCGCAGGACGGAAAGTCTCCCGCTAAACAGCTGGAACACGTACTACATCCGTGGGTCGCCTTTATGATCCTGCCGCTGTTTGCGTTTGCCAACGCGGGCGTTTCCCTGCAGGGCGTTACGCTGGACGGGCTGACGTCTGTCCTGCCGCTGGGCATTATTGCCGGGCTGTTTATCGGTAAGCCGCTGGGGATCAGCCTCTTCTGCTGGCTGGCGCTGAAGATGAAGCTGGCGTCGTTGCCGAACGGTACAAGCTTTGGTCAGATTATGGCCGTCGGCGTGCTGTGCGGCATTGGATTTACCATGTCGATCTTTATCTCGACGCTGGCGTTTGGCGCAAACGCGCCTGAGCTCATCGTCTGGGCGAAGCTCGGCATTCTCATCGGGTCATTACTGGCCGCAGTGATTGGGTATACCTTGTTGAAGGTGAAGTTGTCCGGACAGGCCGTCCAGGCATAG
- the nhaR gene encoding transcriptional activator NhaR — translation MSHLNYNHLYYFWHVYKQGSVVGAAEALYLTPQTITGQIKALEERLQGKLFKRKGRGIEPSELGELVFRYADKMFTLSQEMLDIVNYRKESNLLFDVGVADALSKRLVSGVLDAAVVEDEQIHLRCFESTHEMLLEQLSQHKLDMIISDCPIDSTQQEGLFSVKIGECGVSFWCINPPPEKPFPACLEERRLLVPGRRSMLGRKLLNWFNSQGLNVEILGEFDDAALMKAFGEAHNAIFVAPTLYAHDLYSDDKITEIGRVDNVMEEYHAIFAERMIQHPAVQRICNRDYSALFTPPAF, via the coding sequence ATGTCTCATTTAAATTACAACCATCTGTACTACTTCTGGCACGTCTATAAACAGGGCTCGGTCGTGGGGGCCGCAGAGGCGCTTTACCTGACGCCGCAAACCATCACCGGGCAAATTAAAGCCCTGGAAGAACGTCTGCAGGGTAAGCTCTTCAAGCGAAAGGGCCGTGGGATTGAGCCGAGCGAGCTGGGTGAACTGGTTTTCCGCTATGCGGACAAAATGTTCACCCTGAGCCAGGAGATGCTGGATATCGTCAACTACCGCAAAGAGTCGAACCTGCTCTTTGACGTGGGCGTGGCGGATGCGCTCTCCAAACGGCTGGTAAGCGGCGTGCTGGATGCCGCTGTGGTAGAAGATGAACAAATCCACCTGCGCTGCTTTGAATCCACCCACGAGATGCTGCTGGAGCAGCTGAGCCAGCATAAGCTGGACATGATTATCTCGGACTGCCCCATCGACTCCACACAGCAGGAGGGGCTGTTCTCAGTGAAAATTGGCGAATGCGGCGTGAGCTTCTGGTGCATCAATCCGCCGCCGGAGAAACCTTTCCCGGCCTGTCTCGAAGAGCGTCGCCTGCTGGTGCCGGGAAGGCGTTCCATGCTGGGACGCAAGCTGCTGAACTGGTTTAACTCACAGGGGCTGAACGTGGAGATCCTCGGTGAGTTTGACGATGCTGCGCTGATGAAAGCCTTCGGCGAAGCGCATAATGCGATCTTCGTGGCACCAACGCTCTATGCGCACGATCTCTATTCAGACGATAAGATTACGGAGATTGGCAGGGTAGATAACGTGATGGAAGAGTACCACGCCATTTTCGCCGAAAGGATGATTCAGCATCCGGCGGTGCAGCGAATCTGCAACCGTGACTACTCGGCGCTATTTACGCCACCGGCGTTCTGA
- the rpsT gene encoding 30S ribosomal protein S20: MANIKSAKKRAVQSEKARKHNASRRSMMRTFIKKVYAAIEAGDKAAAQNAFNEMQPIVDRQAAKGLIHKNKAARHKANLTAQINKLA; the protein is encoded by the coding sequence TTGGCTAATATCAAATCAGCTAAGAAACGTGCCGTTCAGTCTGAAAAGGCTCGTAAGCACAACGCAAGCCGTCGCTCTATGATGCGTACTTTCATCAAGAAAGTATACGCAGCAATCGAAGCTGGCGACAAAGCTGCAGCGCAGAACGCATTTAACGAAATGCAACCAATCGTGGATCGTCAGGCTGCTAAAGGTCTGATCCACAAAAACAAAGCAGCGCGTCATAAAGCAAACCTGACCGCGCAGATCAACAAACTGGCTTAA
- the ribF gene encoding bifunctional riboflavin kinase/FAD synthetase: MKLIRGIHNLSRAPHGCVLTIGNFDGVHRGHQALLQGLRKEGEARGLPVVVMIFEPQPLELFAGDKSPARLTRLREKLRYLAESGVDYVLCVRFDRRFAALTAQNFVSDLLVKRLGVQFLAVGDDFRFGAGRQGDFLLLQKAGLEYGFDVTSAMTFCEGGVRVSSTAVRQALANDELETAETLLGHPFTISGRVVHGDALGRTIGFPTANIPLRRQVSPVKGVYAVEVAGLGDKPFYGVANIGTRPTVAGVRQQLEVHLLDVVMDLYGRHIDVILRKKIRNEQRFASLDELKAQIARDELTAREYFGL, encoded by the coding sequence ATGAAGCTGATACGCGGCATACATAATCTCAGCAGAGCCCCACACGGGTGCGTGCTGACTATTGGTAATTTCGACGGCGTGCATCGTGGTCATCAGGCGCTGTTGCAGGGATTGCGTAAAGAAGGGGAGGCCCGTGGCCTGCCCGTTGTGGTGATGATTTTCGAGCCACAGCCGCTGGAGCTGTTCGCGGGCGATAAATCTCCCGCCCGCCTCACTCGCCTGCGCGAAAAGTTGCGCTACCTGGCAGAGTCCGGCGTGGACTACGTATTGTGCGTGCGTTTTGATCGTCGCTTTGCCGCACTAACAGCACAAAATTTCGTCAGCGACCTGCTGGTTAAGCGTCTTGGCGTACAGTTTCTCGCCGTGGGGGATGATTTCCGCTTCGGCGCTGGTCGTCAGGGCGATTTCTTGCTATTACAGAAGGCTGGTCTGGAGTACGGTTTTGACGTCACCAGCGCGATGACCTTCTGTGAAGGCGGCGTGCGCGTCAGCAGCACGGCGGTGCGTCAGGCGCTGGCTAATGATGAACTGGAGACGGCAGAAACTCTGCTGGGACATCCATTTACCATCTCTGGCCGCGTGGTCCATGGCGACGCGCTGGGCCGCACGATAGGTTTCCCGACGGCGAATATACCGCTGCGTCGTCAGGTTTCCCCGGTTAAAGGGGTCTATGCGGTGGAAGTAGCAGGACTTGGCGATAAGCCGTTTTACGGCGTTGCCAACATTGGCACGCGTCCGACCGTTGCTGGTGTGCGTCAACAGCTAGAAGTGCACCTGCTGGACGTTGTAATGGACCTTTATGGTCGCCATATAGATGTGATACTGCGTAAAAAAATACGCAACGAGCAGCGATTTGCTTCGCTGGATGAACTTAAGGCGCAAATCGCGCGAGATGAATTGACGGCCCGCGAGTATTTTGGGCTATAG
- the ileS gene encoding isoleucine--tRNA ligase, whose translation MSDYKSTLNLPETGFPMRGDLAKREPGMLARWTDDDLYGIIRAAKKGKKSFILHDGPPYANGSIHIGHSVNKILKDIIVKSKGLAGYDSPYVPGWDCHGLPIELKVEQEFGKPGEKFTAAEFRAKCREYAATQVEGQRADFIRLGVLGDWSHPYLTMDFKTEANIIRALGKIIGNGHLHKGAKPVHWCVDCRSALAEAEVEYYDKTSPSIDVAFEAVDQDAIKGKFGLPGVSGPISLVIWTTTPWTLPANRAISLSGEFEYALVQIDGRAVILAKDLVESVLKRANITDYTVLGTVKGDALELMRFKHPFLDFDVPAILGDHVTLDAGTGAVHTAGGHGPDDYNISLKYGLEIANPVGPDGSYLPGTYPALDGINVFKANDIIVDMLRTSGALLHVEKMQHSYPCCWRHKTPIIFRATPQWFVSMDQKGLREQSLKEIKGVQWIPDWGQARIESMVANRPDWCISRQRTWGVPMSLFVHKETQELHPNTLELMEEVAKRVEVDGIQAWWDLDARDILGADADNYEKVPDTLDVWFDSGSTHASVVDVRPEFAGHAADMYLEGSDQHRGWFMSSLMISTAMKGKAPYRQVLTHGFTVDGQGRKMSKSIGNTVSPQDVMNKLGADILRLWVASTDYTGEMAVSDEILKRAADSYRRIRNTARFLLANLNGFDPVKDMVKPEEMVVLDRWAVGCAKAAQEDIVKAYESYDFHEVVQRLMRFCSIEMGSFYLDIIKDRQYTAKADSVARRSCQSALFHIAEALVRWMAPIMSFTADEIWGYLPGDREKYVFTGEWYEGLFDLSSTEAMNDAFWDELLKVRGEVNKVIEQARADKKVGGSLEAAVTLYAEPELAAKLTALGDELRFVLLTSGAKVADYAEASADAQQSELLKGLKVALSKAEGEKCPRCWHYTTDIGQVAEHADICGRCVSNVAGDGEKRKFA comes from the coding sequence ATGAGTGACTATAAATCAACCCTGAATTTGCCGGAAACAGGGTTCCCTATGCGCGGCGATCTCGCCAAGCGCGAACCGGGAATGCTGGCGCGTTGGACCGATGATGACCTGTACGGCATCATTCGTGCAGCCAAAAAAGGCAAAAAATCCTTCATTCTGCATGATGGCCCTCCATATGCGAATGGCAGCATTCATATTGGTCACTCTGTAAACAAGATTCTGAAAGACATTATCGTGAAGTCCAAAGGACTCGCGGGATATGACTCGCCTTACGTTCCGGGCTGGGACTGCCACGGTCTGCCCATTGAGCTGAAAGTGGAGCAAGAGTTTGGCAAGCCTGGCGAGAAGTTTACCGCTGCAGAGTTCCGCGCGAAGTGCCGCGAATACGCTGCCACCCAGGTTGAAGGCCAGCGCGCTGACTTTATCCGTCTGGGCGTGCTGGGCGACTGGTCGCACCCGTACCTGACCATGGACTTCAAAACCGAAGCCAACATCATCCGTGCGCTGGGCAAAATCATCGGTAACGGTCACCTGCACAAAGGCGCGAAGCCGGTGCACTGGTGCGTGGACTGCCGCTCTGCGCTGGCAGAAGCGGAAGTGGAGTATTACGACAAAACTTCACCTTCTATCGATGTGGCCTTCGAAGCGGTCGATCAGGATGCCATTAAAGGTAAATTCGGTCTGCCTGGCGTTAGCGGCCCGATCTCTCTGGTGATCTGGACCACTACCCCATGGACGCTGCCAGCCAACCGTGCAATCTCGCTCTCCGGCGAGTTTGAATACGCGCTGGTGCAGATTGATGGCCGCGCGGTTATCCTGGCAAAAGATCTGGTTGAAAGCGTGCTGAAACGCGCGAATATCACCGACTACACCGTGCTGGGTACCGTAAAAGGCGACGCGCTGGAGCTGATGCGCTTCAAACACCCGTTCCTGGACTTCGACGTTCCGGCGATCCTGGGCGACCACGTGACGCTGGACGCGGGTACCGGTGCGGTACATACCGCCGGTGGCCACGGTCCTGACGACTACAACATCAGCCTGAAGTACGGTCTTGAAATCGCCAATCCGGTTGGCCCGGACGGTTCTTACCTGCCTGGCACCTATCCGGCGCTGGACGGCATCAACGTCTTCAAAGCGAACGACATTATCGTTGACATGCTGCGCACCAGCGGCGCGCTGCTGCACGTTGAGAAAATGCAGCACAGCTATCCGTGCTGCTGGCGTCACAAGACGCCAATCATCTTCCGTGCGACCCCGCAGTGGTTCGTTAGCATGGATCAGAAAGGCCTGCGCGAGCAGTCTCTGAAAGAGATCAAAGGCGTGCAGTGGATCCCGGACTGGGGCCAGGCGCGTATCGAATCCATGGTGGCTAACCGTCCTGACTGGTGTATCTCCCGTCAGCGTACCTGGGGCGTGCCGATGTCTCTGTTTGTACATAAAGAGACGCAGGAACTGCATCCGAACACCCTGGAACTGATGGAAGAAGTGGCGAAGCGCGTTGAAGTTGACGGCATTCAGGCGTGGTGGGATCTCGACGCCCGTGACATCCTGGGCGCGGACGCAGACAACTACGAGAAAGTGCCGGATACCCTGGACGTGTGGTTCGACTCCGGGTCTACTCACGCCTCCGTGGTCGATGTGCGTCCGGAGTTTGCCGGCCACGCTGCCGATATGTATCTGGAAGGCTCTGACCAACACCGCGGCTGGTTCATGTCATCTTTGATGATCTCCACCGCGATGAAGGGTAAAGCGCCTTACCGTCAGGTACTGACTCACGGCTTCACCGTGGATGGACAGGGCCGTAAGATGTCCAAATCCATCGGTAACACCGTTTCTCCGCAGGACGTGATGAACAAGCTGGGCGCGGATATCCTGCGCCTGTGGGTAGCCTCTACCGACTACACCGGCGAAATGGCTGTATCTGACGAGATCCTGAAGCGTGCTGCTGACAGCTATCGTCGTATCCGTAACACCGCGCGCTTCCTGCTGGCGAACCTGAACGGTTTTGATCCGGTGAAAGACATGGTGAAACCGGAAGAGATGGTCGTGCTGGACCGCTGGGCGGTAGGCTGCGCGAAAGCGGCGCAGGAAGACATCGTTAAGGCGTATGAGTCCTACGACTTCCACGAAGTGGTGCAGCGCCTGATGCGCTTCTGCTCCATCGAGATGGGCTCGTTCTACCTCGACATCATCAAAGACCGCCAGTACACCGCGAAGGCGGACAGCGTGGCGCGCCGTAGCTGCCAGTCCGCGCTGTTCCACATCGCAGAAGCGCTGGTGCGCTGGATGGCACCGATCATGTCCTTCACCGCAGATGAAATCTGGGGCTATCTGCCTGGCGACCGTGAGAAATATGTCTTCACCGGCGAGTGGTATGAAGGTCTGTTCGATCTCTCCAGCACCGAAGCAATGAACGATGCCTTCTGGGACGAGCTGCTGAAAGTGCGTGGCGAAGTGAACAAGGTGATCGAGCAGGCGCGTGCTGACAAGAAAGTTGGTGGCTCTCTGGAAGCGGCAGTGACTCTGTACGCCGAACCTGAGCTGGCGGCGAAGCTGACCGCGCTGGGCGATGAATTGCGATTTGTCCTGTTGACCTCCGGAGCAAAAGTTGCGGATTATGCCGAGGCTTCTGCTGATGCGCAGCAGAGCGAGCTGCTCAAAGGGCTGAAAGTCGCGCTGAGCAAAGCCGAAGGTGAGAAGTGCCCGCGCTGCTGGCATTACACTACCGATATCGGCCAGGTGGCGGAACACGCAGACATCTGCGGACGCTGTGTAAGCAACGTCGCCGGTGACGGCGAAAAACGTAAGTTTGCCTGA
- the lspA gene encoding lipoprotein signal peptidase — translation MSKTLCSTGLRWLWLVVVVLIIDLGSKFLILQNFALGETVSLFPSLNLHYARNYGAAFSFLADSGGWQRWFFAGIALGICVVLAVLMYRSKATQKLNNIAYALIIGGALGNLFDRLWHGFVVDMIDFYVGDWHFATFNLADTAICIGAALIVLEGFLPKPAAKEQA, via the coding sequence ATGAGTAAAACTCTCTGTTCAACAGGACTGCGCTGGCTGTGGCTGGTTGTGGTGGTGCTGATTATCGATCTGGGCAGCAAGTTCCTGATCCTCCAGAATTTTGCTCTGGGGGAGACGGTTTCGCTGTTCCCGTCGCTTAACCTGCACTATGCACGCAACTACGGCGCGGCGTTTAGCTTCCTTGCCGACAGCGGTGGCTGGCAGCGCTGGTTCTTTGCGGGTATCGCTCTCGGTATCTGCGTGGTGCTGGCCGTGCTGATGTACCGCTCAAAGGCCACGCAAAAGCTGAATAACATTGCCTACGCGCTGATCATTGGCGGCGCGCTCGGCAACCTGTTTGACCGCCTGTGGCACGGCTTTGTGGTCGATATGATCGACTTCTACGTCGGCGACTGGCACTTCGCGACCTTTAACCTGGCCGATACTGCAATTTGCATCGGTGCGGCGTTAATCGTGCTGGAAGGCTTCTTGCCTAAACCGGCCGCGAAAGAGCAGGCGTAA
- the fkpB gene encoding FKBP-type peptidyl-prolyl cis-trans isomerase: MSKSVQSNSAVLVHFTLKLDDGSTAESTRNNGKPALFRLGDTSLSEGLEQQLLGLKEGEKKAFSLEPDAAFGVPSPDLIQYFSRREFMDAGEPEIGAIMLFTAMDGSEMPGVIREINGDSITVDFNHPLAGRTVHFDVEVLEIDPALEA; this comes from the coding sequence ATGTCTAAATCCGTACAGAGCAACAGCGCGGTTCTCGTTCACTTCACGCTGAAGCTGGATGACGGCTCCACCGCCGAATCCACCCGCAATAACGGCAAACCTGCCCTGTTTCGTCTCGGCGATACCTCCCTGTCTGAAGGTCTTGAGCAGCAGCTCCTGGGCCTGAAAGAGGGGGAGAAAAAAGCGTTCTCGCTGGAGCCGGATGCCGCGTTTGGCGTGCCAAGCCCGGACCTGATCCAGTATTTCTCGCGCCGCGAGTTTATGGACGCGGGCGAACCGGAAATCGGGGCGATTATGCTCTTTACCGCTATGGACGGCAGCGAAATGCCTGGCGTGATCCGCGAGATTAACGGCGACTCTATCACCGTTGACTTCAACCATCCGCTTGCCGGGCGTACCGTTCATTTTGATGTTGAAGTGCTGGAGATCGATCCGGCACTGGAGGCCTGA
- the ispH gene encoding 4-hydroxy-3-methylbut-2-enyl diphosphate reductase: MQILLANPRGFCAGVDRAISIVENALEIYGAPIYVRHEVVHNRYVVDSLRERGAIFIEQISEVPDGAILIFSAHGVSQAVRNEAKSRDLTVFDATCPLVTKVHMEVARASRRGEESILIGHAGHPEVEGTMGQYSNPEGGMYLVESPEDVFTLNVKNDARLSFMTQTTLSVDDTSDVIDALRQRFPKIVGPRKDDICYATTNRQEAVRALAEQADVVLVVGSKNSSNSNRLAELAQRMGKAAFLIDDAADIQEAWVKNAVCVGVTAGASAPDILVQNVITRLQELGGGEAVPLEGREENIVFEVPKELRIDAREVE; encoded by the coding sequence ATGCAGATCCTGTTGGCTAACCCGCGCGGCTTCTGCGCCGGTGTAGACCGCGCTATCAGCATTGTTGAAAACGCGCTGGAGATTTACGGCGCGCCAATTTACGTGCGTCACGAAGTGGTGCATAACCGATACGTGGTGGACAGCCTGCGCGAGCGCGGCGCTATTTTCATCGAGCAGATCAGCGAAGTGCCGGACGGTGCGATCCTGATCTTCTCCGCGCACGGCGTCTCTCAGGCGGTGCGTAACGAAGCGAAAAGCCGCGATTTAACCGTTTTCGACGCAACCTGCCCATTAGTGACGAAAGTGCATATGGAAGTGGCGCGCGCCAGCCGTCGCGGTGAAGAGTCGATTCTGATTGGCCATGCGGGTCATCCGGAAGTCGAAGGCACCATGGGCCAGTACAGCAATCCGGAAGGGGGAATGTATCTGGTTGAGTCGCCGGAAGATGTCTTTACGCTGAACGTGAAAAATGACGCCCGTCTGTCGTTTATGACCCAGACGACGCTCTCGGTTGATGATACCTCGGATGTGATTGACGCCCTGCGCCAGCGCTTCCCGAAAATCGTCGGGCCGCGTAAGGATGACATCTGCTACGCGACCACCAACCGTCAGGAAGCGGTGCGCGCGCTGGCTGAACAGGCGGACGTGGTGCTGGTGGTCGGCTCCAAAAACTCGTCTAACTCCAACCGTCTGGCCGAACTGGCGCAGCGCATGGGTAAAGCGGCGTTCCTGATCGACGACGCGGCGGACATCCAGGAAGCGTGGGTTAAAAATGCGGTCTGCGTTGGCGTTACCGCAGGCGCTTCCGCGCCGGATATCCTGGTGCAGAACGTGATAACCCGTCTGCAGGAGCTGGGCGGTGGCGAAGCGGTTCCGCTGGAAGGACGCGAAGAGAATATCGTCTTCGAAGTGCCGAAAGAGCTGCGTATCGACGCCCGCGAAGTGGAATAA
- the dapB gene encoding 4-hydroxy-tetrahydrodipicolinate reductase, translated as MHDAQIRVAIAGAGGRMGRQLIQAALQMDGVALGAALEREGSSLLGADAGELAGAGKTGVTVQSSLDAVKDDFDVFIDFTRPEGTLTHLAFCRQHGKGMVIGTTGFDDAGKQAIQDASKEIAIVFAANFSVGVNVMLKLLEKAAKVMGDYTDIEIVEAHHRYKVDAPSGTALAMGEAIAHALDKDLKDCAVYAREGHTGERVPGTIGFATVRAGDIVGEHTAMFADIGERVEITHKASSRMTFANGAVRSALWLKNKKDGLFDMRDVLDLNNL; from the coding sequence ATGCATGATGCACAGATCCGTGTCGCCATTGCGGGCGCGGGTGGACGTATGGGCCGTCAGCTGATTCAGGCGGCACTTCAGATGGATGGCGTAGCGCTGGGCGCGGCGCTGGAGCGCGAAGGCTCATCGCTTTTGGGGGCCGACGCAGGTGAACTGGCGGGCGCAGGAAAGACGGGCGTTACCGTCCAGAGCAGCCTGGATGCGGTTAAAGATGACTTCGATGTGTTTATCGACTTTACCCGCCCGGAAGGTACGTTGACGCATCTGGCATTTTGCCGCCAGCACGGCAAGGGGATGGTGATCGGCACCACCGGTTTTGACGACGCGGGTAAACAGGCCATCCAGGACGCATCAAAAGAGATTGCGATTGTCTTCGCGGCGAACTTTAGCGTGGGCGTTAACGTCATGCTCAAGCTGCTGGAGAAAGCAGCGAAGGTCATGGGCGACTATACCGATATTGAAATTGTCGAAGCCCACCACCGCTACAAGGTTGATGCGCCGTCAGGCACGGCGCTTGCGATGGGCGAGGCGATTGCTCATGCACTCGATAAAGATTTAAAAGACTGCGCGGTCTATGCCCGCGAAGGTCACACCGGCGAACGCGTACCGGGCACTATTGGTTTCGCAACGGTACGTGCGGGTGACATCGTCGGCGAACATACGGCGATGTTCGCCGATATTGGTGAACGCGTGGAGATTACTCATAAAGCCTCAAGCCGCATGACCTTTGCCAACGGCGCGGTACGTTCCGCTTTGTGGCTTAAAAACAAGAAAGATGGACTTTTTGATATGCGAGATGTGCTGGATCTCAACAATTTGTAA